ACTCTGAAAACGGGACAATCTCTTCGTTGGGAAAAGCGAACTTCTCCCTCACTTCGAGCGGTGCGGTTTTATAACTAATGCCTAACAGACCTATCATCTTTACTGTAATTATTACTGTTGTTGGGTTAAACTCAGGAAATACATTCCTGCAATAACAGACAAACAACAGCTTTGTTTATTACGGGACACAAAGATAAGTCATAAATCCCACTCTGCCGAGCCTCCCGAACGATGAAATTCCATATTTAAACGGGTTATTTGCCCCGAAATAATGACTTTTCACAGATGTAAACGGTAGTTATGGATATAACGGGACATGGTAACAGTATAACGATCCAAGATCAGAATATAACGATAAAAGGTACGGCTGTAACGACGCAGAATATGATATAACGGCCCTAAGGAAGCAATATCGCTACGCAGAATGCGATATAACGATACAAGGTTCGCCTGTAACGGTGCAGAATGGGATATAACGGTTGAAGGTTCGCCTGTAACTATGCAGAATGCGATATAACGATGAAAGTTCTGCCTGTAACGACGCAGAATGGAGTATAACCGTTGAAGATTGGTCTGTAACGATACGGGGGATTCATGCCCGAATGCGGGAGACGGTTGCCGGAATACAGGATGCGTTTGCCGTATCACGGGAACCTCTTGCCGGAGTAAGGGAACCTCTTGCCGGATAACGGGAAAGGGTTGCCGGACTAAGGGATTCTTTTGCCCGAACACGGGAGACGCTTGCCGGAATGAGGGATGCTGTTGCCGGAGTAAGGGAAATGGTTGCCGGAATGAGGGAAACGGCTAACTGAGCAATATTTCTGTTAATTACAACTATAACCGGCTATATCATTGACAGTTTTCTTGAAATGATTACTTTTAGAGCGGAAAAAGTTTTTTTTTGAGTGAATGATGTTGATATATTTAATGGAAAAGAAATCCTATACACCCAACGGCTATTACAAAAAAAAAACACATAAAAAATGAAACATAAGATTTGCCTCTTTGCGATAGTTATTTTAAGTGCTTGTACCGTAAAAACCACGCACAAAACAGTCAATAAGATTAAGTTTAGTAACAAAGTAATCTCTGACTCACTATTAGCTAAAATACCGTCAATCAAATATTCAAGATTTGAGTTGAATTCAAACTCAAATCAGAAAATCGAACAACGCTATATCAAACTAACCCAAAATCAAATTGACTTTTTCTTTACATTTAAAGAGCAAAAGAAACTCAATGATTTTATGGAGTTTAAAACATATTTCCTCGGAAAGAAACAACTAAGCAAAGATAAACAGGCCATCTTTCTGATTTGCGATGCTGACTATATGGGCATCTACCTGTATTGTGCGATAATAAATCAAACCGGAAAATTAATCGGAAAATTCAATCCCGCATATCTGGAAGTCGATGCCGATTATTCGATAAATGGGAAAGGTGAATTTGTTAATGATTCGACCTACCGATTTACTGAAGTAGATTTTCAATACATTGACGACAATCACAAAAAAGCGACACAAGATTCGTTGATTAGAATTTTCCACATCACACCAAAGCAAATTCAGATAATGAAGGAAACAAAATTCCCTACCGATACAATTAGAGAAGAGGAAAATCTCATAAACTAAAATATTCAAACAAAAAAGTGAGACCGCAAATCGCAATCTCACTTTTTTCATTTATCAGAAAGGCTTAATTACAAGCCCATTTTCTTTTTCAAACCGGCATCGATAGCATCGAGAAACTCTTCGGTGTAGAGGTAATGCTCACCGTGGTTCACCTTGTTACCGTGAATACAAACGGCAAGGTCTTTGGTCATTTTACCGCTTTCCACCACTTCGATACAGACCTGTTCGAGTGCGTTACTGAAGTCAATCAACTCCTGGTTGCCGTCCAGTTTGCCACGGAAAGCCAGACCGCGGGTCCAGGCAAAGATAGAGGCAATCGGGTTGGTAGAGGTCGGTTTACCTTTCTGGTGCTCGCGGTAGTGACGGGTCACAGTTCCGTGGGCAGCTTCCGCCTCCATCGTCTTGCCGTCAGGAGTCACCAGTACCGAAGTCATCAAACCTAACGACCCGAAGCCCTGAGCCACAGTGTCGCTCTGCACGTCTCCGTCGTAGTTTTTACAAGCCCACACGAAGTTTCCGTTCCATTTCAATGCGCTGGCCACCATGTCGTCAATCAGGCGGTGCTCGTAGGTAATACCCGCTGCGTCAAACTGAGCTTTGAACTCGTTTTGGTAAACATCTTCGAAGATATCTTTGAAGCGACCGTCGTATTTCTTCAGGATGGTATTTTTGGTAGAAAGGTAAAGCGGCCATTTTTTGCTCAACGCCATATTGAAACAGCTGCGTGCAAAACCGTAGATACTTTCGTCGGTATTGTACATGGTCATGGCCACGCCGTCGCCTTTGTAATTATACACCTCGAATACCTGAGGCTCGCCACCATCTTCCGGCGTAAAGGTCATGGTCAGTTTACCTTTGCCCTTGATCACGGTATCGGTGGCACGGTACTGATCGCCAAAGGCATGACGACCCACGATAATCGGAGCAGTCCAGTTAGTCACCAGGCGGGGAACGTTTTTGATTACGATCGGCTCACGGAATACGGTTCCGTCCAGAATGTTACGGATAGTACCGTTAGGTGATTTCCACATCTGTTTGAGGTGAAATTCTTTTACGCGGGCCTCATCGGGAGTGATGGTTGCGCACTTGATACCCACGCCATATTGTTTGATTGCGTTGGAAGCTTCGATGGTAATCTGGTCATTTGTATTGTCACGTGACTCAATGCCCAGGTCGTAATATTTGATATCTACATCAAGATAAGGAAGGATCAGCTTGTCTTTGATAAACTTCCAGATGATGCGGGTCATTTCGTCCCCATCAAGCTCCACAACGGGATTGGCTACTTTGATTTTACTCATAAGTGATATATTTGAATTGTTATTTACGATACGATACAGCGCGCAAAGTTAAAAAAATCGACACGAATCGCTTATTCAAACAGAATATAAATTAGAACTGTTCACGATAAATGCTCCGGTCGTTGATCTAACAAAGCCTGTCCGGTTCATCCATTTGACTTAAAACCATCAATTTGTTTATTAATTAATGTTTTATCAGACGCTATAGCCGGTCTATTTTTCCCCGAATCTCAAAAATATAGAACTTTTCAAACTATATTTGCGAATGAATTGTTCGTTAAAGCGTAATTTAAAAGACAAGATGGATAATACACAGGATTTGCTGGAGAAAGTTATCGAAGGAATTCAGGATAAAAAAGGAAACAGAATAACCGTTGTTGACTTACAAGAGATTGACGATGCGATATGCCGTTACATGGTCGTGTGCCAGGGAGGTTCTACCACCCAGGTGGGTGCGATTGCCAATAACGTGGTAGATCATGTGCGGACTCACAACGGCGATAAGCCGATTGCCCAGGATGGAAGAAAAAACATGGAATGGGTGGCTATTGACTTCGGTTCGGTGATGACACACATTTTCCTCCCCGAAACCCGTGAATATTACAAGCTGGAACAACTCTGGGAAGACGCCAAACTTACACAGATTGAAGATATCTATTAAAAAACACAAGACCAAATATTATGGAGCAACCACAAAATCCGAATAACAAAAAGCCCAATTTTAAAATCAACCTCTACTGGATTTATACCGTCATCGCTTTTATTCTGATCGGAGGCTATTACTATAGCAACATGCAGAATACCACCGATGTGAGCTGGTCAAAATTCCAGAAATACGCCAAAGATGGTTCAATCAAGAATATTGTCGTCTATCAGGGACAAAATATGCTGGAGGCGACCGTACAGGATTCGGCGATTCAGAAAGTAACCGGCAAAACTAAACAGGAGGTTGGCAGCAACCCTAAAATCACGGTTCAAATCCCCTCTTCCGATAAAATCAGCGACCTTGTATCCCAATGGGAAAAGGAGAATGGCGTTAGCGTTCCCCTTAAATACGAAAAAGGGAATGATTTCTTCAGCCAGTTTTTGTGGACATTCGGTCCGCTCATCCTGCTGGCATTCGTCTGGATCTATTTTATGCGTCGTATGTCGGGACAAGGCGGTGCCGGCGGTGGCGTATTCAACGTTGGCAAAGCCAAAGCGCAAATCTTCGATAAATCAGCACAAAATAAGGTTACGTTTAAAGACGTTGCCGGACTTTCCGAAGCCAAACAGGAGGTAGAAGAGATTGTGGAATTCCTCCGCAACCCGTCTAAATTCACCGAGCTGGGTGGTAAAATCCCGAAAGGCGCCCTGCTGATTGGCCCTCCGGGAACCGGTAAAACCCTTCTGGCTAAAGCTGTAGCAGGAGAAGCGGATGTACCTTTCTTCTCGTTGTCAGGTTCTGATTTCGTGGAAATGTTTGTCGGTGTGGGAGCTTCCCGCGTACGTGACCTTTTCCGTCAGGCAAAAGAAAAAGCACCGTGTATCATCTTCATCGATGAGATTGACGCTGTGGGTCGTGCCCGCGGCAAAAACCCGAGCATGGGCGGTAATGATGAGCGCGAAAGCACCCTCAACCAGCTGCTTACTGAAATGGACGGTTTTGGCACCAACAGCGGTATCATCGTGATGGCTGCTACCAACCGCGTCGATATCCTGGATAAAGCCTTACTCCGCGCAGGTCGTTTCGACCGTCAAATCAACGTGGATTTGCCTGACCTGAATGACCGTAAAGAAATTTTCGGGGTTCACCTTCGCCCGATTAAGATTGACGAATCTGTAAATATCGAATTCCTTTCACGCCAGACTCCGGGCTTCTCCGGGGCTGATATCGCCAACGTTTGTAACGAAGCGGCTTTGATCGCAGCCCGTAACGGTAAAACATACGTGCAAAAACAAGATTTCATGGATGCCGTGGACCGTATCATAGGTGGATTGGAAAAGAAAACAAAAATCACCACCCGCGAAGAACGTGAAGCCATTTCCATTCACGAATCGGGTCACGCTACCCTGAGCTGGTTCCTCGAACATGCCAGCCCGCTGGTTAAGGTGACCATCGTTCCCCGTGGACGTGCATTGGGTGCTGCCTGGTATTTACCGGAAGAACGCCAAATCACAACCAAAGAGCAGATGCTGGACGAAATGTGCGCAACATTGGGCGGACGTGCTGCTGAAGAAATCTTCCTCGGTCGCATTTCAACCGGCGCAATCAATGACCTGGAGCGCGTAAACAAACAGGCTTATGCCATGATTGCTTACTACGGCATGAGCGATAAGCTTTCAAACATCTGCTACTACGACTCAACCGGTCAGGAATACGGATTCACGAAGCCTTACAGCGAATCAACCGCCCTGCTGATTGACCAGGAAGTAAACAAGATGATAAACGAGCAGTACGACCGTGCTAAAGAGATGCTACTTGCTCATAAGGACGGACACCGCGCCCTGACAGACAAACTGCTCGAAACCGAAGTAATCTACAAAGAAGACCTTGAAAAAATATTCGGAGAAAGATTATGGAAATCCCGCAGTGAAGAGGTTCTGGCAAATGTAGAGCCTAAAGCAGACGAGCCGAAGGATGAAAGCAGCGAAAACGACGAAATCAATCAGGACGTTCAACCTCTTTAATTCATTTTCGCACCAATATAGCACAACGGAGAGGGCACATCGGCTTCTCCGTTTTTTGTGCCCGAAACTTTTTATATCTTTGCCGCATTAAATTCAAAGACACACTAATGCCTGAACTTTTAAAACGCTCTATCACCGGATTCATACTCGTAGGAGTAATGATTTCTGCGATTCTGTTCCATCCGGTTTCCGCCCTTTCCGTATTTATCCTGATAACTTTTGCCGGCCTTTATGAATTTTACGGTCTTATGAACCGCCTCGAATTTGTAAAAAGCCAGAAGCTGATACATGCTGTTGCAGGAGCCTATTTACTTATGATCTCTTATTTGGGTGCAACCGGAGAATTCCACAAATGGCTGCTTCTCCCCTATTTTATCTACTTCATCTATCTCTACATTGCCGAATTGTACAAAGAAAAGGGAGCTTCAATACAGAATAACGCTTTAGCTCTTTTCGGACATCTTTATATTGCTGTTCCATTTGCCATCCTGATGTGGTTTGGCTATGTCCACAGCGATGAATATAATCCAATCTTACCTTTAGCCCTGTTTGCGTCTATCTGGATAAATGATTCAGGCGCCTATCTGGTTGGAGTTAAATTCGGGAAACACCGTCTGTTTGAACGCATTTCCCCGAAAAAATCATGGGAAGGATTTGCCGGCGGACTCTTCTTCGCCCTGATGGGTTCATTGGTATTTGCTCACTTCAGCGATGTCCTGAATGTATGGCAATGGCTCGGTTTTGCCTTTACCGTATCAATCAGCGCCACTTACGGAGACTTGTTTGAGTCCATGCTGAAACGATCGCTCAACATCAAGGATTCAGGAAATATCCTGCCGGGGCACGGGGGCATCCTCGACCGCTTCGACGCACCGCTATTGGCAATTCCTGCTGCGGCGGCGTATCTGCTTCTATTTGCATAAAACACTAACCGTTAAATATTTAAGGGCATTCGTTTTCGAATGTCCTTTTTTATTTCCTGAAAGCCATGAAAGCCTCTTCCCCATCAAAATCCTGTGTAAAATATTAAAATACACACATTTTCCCTGTCTGATTTTTCCTGCTATCTAAAAAATTACTACTTTTGCGCAATCGGTTGCGCAAATTCCAAAACCGAGCCATTTTTCCTATTCCTACATACAAATACAAAATAAAGTTTTTATGAAAACAAACTATGAAATTCGCTATGCATCTCACCCGCAAGATGCTAAAAATTACGACACTGCCCGTCTTCGTAAAGAGCATTTGATTGAAAATCTTTTTACGGCAAATGAAGTAAACATGGTTTACAGCCTTTACGACCGTATGGTGGTAGGTGGCGCTCTTCCTGCCGGCGAAGTATTGCCTATCGAAGCAATCGACCCGTTGAAAGCTCCTCACTTCCTACACCGTCGTGAATTGGGTATCTTCAACGTTGGTGGCGGTAAAGGTATCGTAAAAGTGGGTGATGTAACATACGAACTCAACTATAAAGAAGCGCTTTACCTGGGTGCTGGCGACAGAGAAGTTACTTTTGCAAGTGCTGATGCTTCAAACCCTGCCAAACTTTACTTTAACTCCTGCCCTGCTCACAAAACTTGTCCTGATAAAAAAGTGACTAAAGCTGATGCGTTGGTAATGGAACTGGGTTCTTTGGAAACTGCTAACCACCGTAACATCAACAAAATGTTGGTTCGGGAAGTAGTCGAGACATGCCAGCTTCAAATGGGTATGACCGAACTGAAACCGGGCAGCATCTGGAACACCATGCCGGCACACACTCACAGCCGTCGTATGGAGGCTTACTTCTATTTCGAAGTACCGGAAGGACAGGCAGTTTGCCACTTCATGGGCGAACCTACTGAAACCCGTCACATCTGGATGACCGGCGACCAGGCTGTATTGTCTCCTGAATGGTCTATCCACTCTGCTGCTGCTACCTACAACTACACCTTCATCTGGGGTATGGGTGGCGAAAACCTCGACTACGGAGACCAGGATTTCTACAAACATACTGAATTGAGATAAATACGTCTGAATCATATATTCCGGACTGCAAATACTTTCATCAGGGTAGGTCCGGAATTATTTTGATTCATGTATTCGATATTTCTACTCATCACATAAAAAAATCATCAATGGTAAACTTTTCATTAGAAGGAAAAATTGCTCTGGTAACCGGAGCATCTTACGGAATCGGTTACGCAATTGCCTCTGGTCTGGCAAAAGCAGGCGCTACTATCGTATTTAACGATATCAATCAGGATGCTGTAAACAAAGGTCTGGCCGCATACGAGGCTGACGGTATCAAAGCTAAAGGTTATGTTGCTGACGTAACCAACGAAGAGCAAATTCAGGCAATGGTTGCTCAAATCGAGAAAGAAGTTGGCACTATCGACATTTTGGTAAACAATGCGGGTATCATCAAACGTATGCCAATGCACGAAATGTCAGCTGCCGAATTCCGTCAGGTAATTGATATCGACCTGAATGGTCCGTTCATCTGCTCAAAAGCGGTATTGCCAGCTATGATGAAGAAAAAATCAGGTAAAATCATCAACATCTGCTCTATGATGAGTGAACTTGGCCGCGAAACTGTATCTGCTTATGCAGCTGCTAAAGGTGGTCTGAAAATGTTGACTAAAAACATCGCTTCTGAGTACGGTGAATACAACATCCAGTGTAACGGTATTGGCCCGGGCTACATCGCAACTCCTCAGACCGCTCCATTGCGCGAGCTTCAGGCTGATGGTTCACGTCACCCATTCGACCAGTTCATCATTGCTAAAACCCCTGCTGCTCGTTGGGGAAATCCAGCAGACTTGGTTGGTCCTGCGGTATTCCTTGCATCAAGCGCTTCTGACTTCGTAAACGGACACGTTCTTTACGTTGACGGTGGTATCCTGGCATACATCGGTAAACAGCCGAAATAATTTACCAAATAAATAGACGACAGGCTACGA
The Parabacteroides sp. FAFU027 DNA segment above includes these coding regions:
- a CDS encoding isocitrate dehydrogenase (NADP(+)); its protein translation is MSKIKVANPVVELDGDEMTRIIWKFIKDKLILPYLDVDIKYYDLGIESRDNTNDQITIEASNAIKQYGVGIKCATITPDEARVKEFHLKQMWKSPNGTIRNILDGTVFREPIVIKNVPRLVTNWTAPIIVGRHAFGDQYRATDTVIKGKGKLTMTFTPEDGGEPQVFEVYNYKGDGVAMTMYNTDESIYGFARSCFNMALSKKWPLYLSTKNTILKKYDGRFKDIFEDVYQNEFKAQFDAAGITYEHRLIDDMVASALKWNGNFVWACKNYDGDVQSDTVAQGFGSLGLMTSVLVTPDGKTMEAEAAHGTVTRHYREHQKGKPTSTNPIASIFAWTRGLAFRGKLDGNQELIDFSNALEQVCIEVVESGKMTKDLAVCIHGNKVNHGEHYLYTEEFLDAIDAGLKKKMGL
- the rsfS gene encoding ribosome silencing factor, which codes for MDNTQDLLEKVIEGIQDKKGNRITVVDLQEIDDAICRYMVVCQGGSTTQVGAIANNVVDHVRTHNGDKPIAQDGRKNMEWVAIDFGSVMTHIFLPETREYYKLEQLWEDAKLTQIEDIY
- the ftsH gene encoding ATP-dependent zinc metalloprotease FtsH, encoding MEQPQNPNNKKPNFKINLYWIYTVIAFILIGGYYYSNMQNTTDVSWSKFQKYAKDGSIKNIVVYQGQNMLEATVQDSAIQKVTGKTKQEVGSNPKITVQIPSSDKISDLVSQWEKENGVSVPLKYEKGNDFFSQFLWTFGPLILLAFVWIYFMRRMSGQGGAGGGVFNVGKAKAQIFDKSAQNKVTFKDVAGLSEAKQEVEEIVEFLRNPSKFTELGGKIPKGALLIGPPGTGKTLLAKAVAGEADVPFFSLSGSDFVEMFVGVGASRVRDLFRQAKEKAPCIIFIDEIDAVGRARGKNPSMGGNDERESTLNQLLTEMDGFGTNSGIIVMAATNRVDILDKALLRAGRFDRQINVDLPDLNDRKEIFGVHLRPIKIDESVNIEFLSRQTPGFSGADIANVCNEAALIAARNGKTYVQKQDFMDAVDRIIGGLEKKTKITTREEREAISIHESGHATLSWFLEHASPLVKVTIVPRGRALGAAWYLPEERQITTKEQMLDEMCATLGGRAAEEIFLGRISTGAINDLERVNKQAYAMIAYYGMSDKLSNICYYDSTGQEYGFTKPYSESTALLIDQEVNKMINEQYDRAKEMLLAHKDGHRALTDKLLETEVIYKEDLEKIFGERLWKSRSEEVLANVEPKADEPKDESSENDEINQDVQPL
- a CDS encoding phosphatidate cytidylyltransferase produces the protein MPELLKRSITGFILVGVMISAILFHPVSALSVFILITFAGLYEFYGLMNRLEFVKSQKLIHAVAGAYLLMISYLGATGEFHKWLLLPYFIYFIYLYIAELYKEKGASIQNNALALFGHLYIAVPFAILMWFGYVHSDEYNPILPLALFASIWINDSGAYLVGVKFGKHRLFERISPKKSWEGFAGGLFFALMGSLVFAHFSDVLNVWQWLGFAFTVSISATYGDLFESMLKRSLNIKDSGNILPGHGGILDRFDAPLLAIPAAAAYLLLFA
- the kduI gene encoding 5-dehydro-4-deoxy-D-glucuronate isomerase; this translates as MKTNYEIRYASHPQDAKNYDTARLRKEHLIENLFTANEVNMVYSLYDRMVVGGALPAGEVLPIEAIDPLKAPHFLHRRELGIFNVGGGKGIVKVGDVTYELNYKEALYLGAGDREVTFASADASNPAKLYFNSCPAHKTCPDKKVTKADALVMELGSLETANHRNINKMLVREVVETCQLQMGMTELKPGSIWNTMPAHTHSRRMEAYFYFEVPEGQAVCHFMGEPTETRHIWMTGDQAVLSPEWSIHSAAATYNYTFIWGMGGENLDYGDQDFYKHTELR
- a CDS encoding gluconate 5-dehydrogenase; translation: MVNFSLEGKIALVTGASYGIGYAIASGLAKAGATIVFNDINQDAVNKGLAAYEADGIKAKGYVADVTNEEQIQAMVAQIEKEVGTIDILVNNAGIIKRMPMHEMSAAEFRQVIDIDLNGPFICSKAVLPAMMKKKSGKIINICSMMSELGRETVSAYAAAKGGLKMLTKNIASEYGEYNIQCNGIGPGYIATPQTAPLRELQADGSRHPFDQFIIAKTPAARWGNPADLVGPAVFLASSASDFVNGHVLYVDGGILAYIGKQPK